One window from the genome of Dolosigranulum savutiense encodes:
- a CDS encoding ECF transporter S component — protein MMKESKTSTRQLTLAALFMALTTVATMVIHIPVPATQGFVNVGDSFVLLSGLLFSHYYGALIGGVGSALADLFLGYTIFAPVTLIVKAIEALLASYIDRGNTVSRVIAVIVGVTWMVFGYFIFEVFMFDLPVALSAVIPNSIQGIVSAGLALLLYPIVRRLIDR, from the coding sequence ATGATGAAAGAAAGTAAAACGTCAACGAGACAATTAACTTTAGCCGCATTGTTTATGGCTTTGACGACGGTAGCGACAATGGTTATACATATTCCAGTACCTGCGACGCAAGGTTTTGTTAATGTTGGGGATTCCTTTGTCCTATTAAGTGGACTGTTATTCTCACATTATTATGGTGCATTAATTGGTGGTGTTGGATCAGCGTTAGCAGATTTATTTTTAGGCTATACGATTTTTGCCCCGGTAACGCTAATTGTAAAAGCAATTGAGGCTTTATTAGCGAGTTATATTGATCGAGGGAATACGGTGTCGCGTGTTATTGCGGTAATTGTTGGTGTGACTTGGATGGTATTTGGTTACTTTATTTTTGAAGTGTTTATGTTTGATTTGCCTGTTGCGTTGAGCGCAGTGATTCCTAACAGTATTCAAGGTATCGTGAGTGCGGGACTCGCTTTATTACTTTATCCAATCGTACGCCGTCTAATTGATCGCTAA